A window of Candidatus Vicinibacter proximus contains these coding sequences:
- the mqnC gene encoding dehypoxanthine futalosine cyclase, whose product MQKEQLLYRALNKEFLSAAEGLFLFENAATPELMWVGNQLRQEQVPGNRVTWIIDRNSNTTNVCVANCKFCNFYRPPGHSESYITSIDEYKYKIEEMFKLGGEQLLLQGGHHPDLGLKYYVDLFKELKSLYPNLKLHALGPPEIAHITKLEKTNYSEILSALKDAGLDSLPGAGAEILNDRVRRLVSKGKCGAKEWLDIMRAAHQLRLTTSATMMFGHVETNLERMEHLVSLREVQSEKPTDAKGFLAFIPWPFQDEGTMLKKLKRARNACTQDEYIRMIAISRIMLPNIIHIQASWLTVGKTTAQICLHSGADDFGSIMIEENVVSAAGAQQRFTAKGIQDAIEEAGFIPQLRNQQYDYLSIPKIIEQQILDPQTMIIN is encoded by the coding sequence ATGCAAAAAGAACAGCTTTTATATAGAGCCCTGAATAAAGAATTTCTCTCTGCAGCGGAGGGGTTGTTTCTTTTTGAAAATGCCGCCACCCCGGAACTTATGTGGGTTGGAAATCAGTTGAGACAAGAGCAAGTTCCAGGTAACAGAGTGACATGGATAATTGACCGAAATTCCAACACTACAAATGTTTGTGTTGCGAATTGCAAATTTTGCAATTTTTATCGTCCACCTGGTCATTCTGAATCCTATATAACCAGCATAGATGAATACAAGTACAAAATCGAGGAAATGTTTAAGCTTGGTGGAGAACAATTGCTTTTGCAAGGAGGCCATCATCCTGATTTGGGCTTAAAATATTACGTAGATTTATTCAAAGAACTAAAGTCATTATATCCAAATCTAAAGTTACACGCGTTGGGGCCTCCGGAAATCGCCCACATCACCAAATTGGAGAAAACAAATTATTCAGAAATTTTATCCGCTTTAAAGGACGCAGGTCTTGATTCTTTGCCTGGCGCGGGTGCTGAGATATTAAATGACAGGGTCAGGCGATTGGTTTCCAAGGGAAAATGTGGGGCAAAGGAGTGGCTTGATATTATGCGAGCAGCTCACCAATTAAGACTTACTACCTCTGCCACAATGATGTTTGGTCATGTTGAAACCAATCTTGAAAGAATGGAACATTTAGTTTCCTTGCGAGAAGTACAGAGCGAAAAACCTACTGACGCCAAGGGATTCTTAGCTTTTATACCCTGGCCTTTTCAGGATGAAGGAACCATGTTAAAGAAACTTAAAAGAGCCAGAAATGCATGTACCCAGGATGAATATATCAGGATGATTGCCATAAGCAGAATCATGCTTCCTAACATAATTCATATTCAAGCTTCCTGGCTAACTGTCGGAAAAACAACTGCTCAAATTTGTCTTCATTCAGGTGCTGATGATTTTGGCAGTATCATGATTGAAGAAAATGTGGTATCAGCCGCAGGAGCCCAGCAAAGATTCACTGCTAAGGGAATTCAGGATGCGATTGAAGAAGCTGGTTTTATTCCCCAATTAAGGAACCAGCAATATGATTATTTATCAATTCCAAAGATAATTGAACAACAGATCCTTGATCCCCAAACGATGATAATAAATTAA
- a CDS encoding sodium-translocating pyrophosphatase: MENLVYLIPLFGILGLLYMAYLYNWVSKQDPGDAKMKGISDHIAEGAMAFLKAEYRVLAVFVVIAGTLLGVLSSLVDTTHWLIVVAFILGAIFSVSAGYIGMKIATKANVRTTQAARTSLGKALQVSFKGGTVMGLGVAGLAVLGLCGLFALFFMYFMGGAWGVVTIKGISREPVEAMSIILEVLAGFSVGAESIALFARVGGGIYTKAADVGADLVGKVEAGIPEDDPRNPATIADNVGDNVGDVAGMGADLFGSYVATVLAAMVLGNYVIRDMGGNITATDKFGGLGPILLPMLLAGLGIVFSILGSFLVKVKNDQAREQEVQSALNLGNWSSIALTGVASYFLIQWMLPETMTMKFFGKGDVSVSPNEVFYAVLIGLFVGGAISWLTELFTGLGKGPVLDIVRKSGTGAATNIIGGLSSGMLSTAGPVLLFAAAIWGAYSFAGFYGVAIAASAMMATTAMQLAIDAFGPIADNAGGIAEMSELPKEVRTKTDILDSVGNTTAAIGKGFAIASAALTALGLFAAYVTFTGIDGINIFKADALAALFVGGMIPVVFSALAMRSVGKAAMEMVNEVRRQFREIPGIMEGTGKPEYAKCVAISTKAALREMMLPGLITIVVPILIGFFMGPEPLGAYMAGVCVSGVVWAIFQNNAGGAWDNAKKSFEAGVEIDGVTYYKGSEPHKAAVIGDTVGDPFKDTSGPSMNILIKLTCLVGLTIAPILGKMYGKGHADLKSQEKIEIGMNYGKK, from the coding sequence ATGGAAAATCTTGTTTACCTCATACCATTATTTGGTATTCTTGGCTTACTTTATATGGCCTATTTATATAATTGGGTCTCTAAGCAAGATCCGGGAGATGCCAAAATGAAAGGTATTTCAGACCACATTGCTGAAGGTGCAATGGCTTTTCTAAAGGCAGAGTACAGAGTTTTGGCAGTTTTTGTGGTGATAGCAGGAACTTTATTGGGCGTTTTAAGTAGCTTGGTGGATACCACCCATTGGCTTATCGTTGTTGCATTTATCCTAGGCGCAATATTTTCAGTAAGTGCCGGGTATATAGGGATGAAGATAGCTACAAAAGCAAACGTCAGAACCACACAAGCAGCGAGGACCAGTTTGGGAAAGGCTTTACAGGTATCCTTTAAAGGAGGAACAGTTATGGGCTTGGGTGTTGCTGGATTAGCCGTGTTGGGCCTATGTGGTTTGTTTGCCCTATTTTTTATGTATTTTATGGGTGGAGCCTGGGGTGTAGTTACTATAAAAGGTATTAGCCGCGAACCAGTGGAAGCAATGAGTATAATTCTTGAGGTATTGGCGGGTTTTTCAGTTGGAGCTGAATCAATTGCTTTATTTGCAAGGGTCGGAGGAGGAATATATACTAAGGCTGCAGACGTAGGCGCGGATTTAGTAGGGAAGGTAGAAGCTGGCATTCCGGAAGATGACCCAAGAAATCCTGCTACCATTGCAGATAATGTTGGAGACAATGTTGGTGATGTTGCAGGAATGGGTGCAGATCTTTTTGGTTCTTATGTTGCAACGGTGCTTGCCGCTATGGTGCTAGGAAATTATGTAATAAGAGACATGGGAGGCAATATCACGGCCACAGACAAATTTGGAGGATTAGGTCCTATTCTGTTACCGATGTTACTGGCGGGTCTGGGTATTGTTTTTTCTATTTTAGGTTCCTTTTTGGTTAAGGTTAAAAATGATCAGGCAAGAGAGCAGGAGGTTCAATCCGCTTTGAATTTGGGGAATTGGAGTTCAATTGCATTAACCGGAGTAGCCTCTTATTTTCTAATTCAATGGATGCTTCCAGAAACTATGACCATGAAATTCTTCGGTAAAGGTGATGTAAGTGTAAGTCCAAATGAAGTTTTTTATGCGGTTTTGATAGGGCTATTTGTGGGAGGAGCGATCTCATGGTTAACAGAATTATTTACAGGTCTTGGAAAAGGACCGGTTTTAGATATTGTAAGAAAATCGGGAACTGGGGCGGCGACCAATATTATTGGTGGCTTGAGTTCAGGAATGTTAAGTACTGCTGGACCTGTTCTATTGTTTGCTGCGGCCATTTGGGGTGCATATTCTTTTGCCGGATTTTATGGAGTTGCCATTGCGGCTTCGGCAATGATGGCCACGACTGCTATGCAATTAGCCATTGATGCGTTTGGACCAATTGCAGATAATGCGGGTGGAATTGCAGAAATGAGTGAGTTACCCAAAGAGGTAAGGACGAAAACCGACATTCTGGATTCTGTGGGTAATACTACTGCCGCAATAGGAAAAGGTTTTGCAATTGCCTCTGCAGCTTTAACTGCTCTGGGTTTATTTGCTGCATATGTAACTTTTACCGGAATAGACGGTATTAATATATTTAAAGCTGATGCCCTCGCCGCATTGTTTGTTGGAGGAATGATCCCTGTGGTATTCTCGGCATTGGCAATGCGTTCTGTGGGGAAAGCCGCCATGGAAATGGTGAATGAAGTCAGGAGGCAATTTAGAGAGATTCCAGGAATCATGGAAGGTACAGGAAAGCCTGAATATGCCAAATGCGTAGCAATTTCAACCAAAGCAGCACTTCGCGAAATGATGCTTCCCGGTCTAATTACTATTGTTGTGCCTATATTGATCGGGTTTTTTATGGGCCCTGAGCCATTGGGAGCATATATGGCTGGAGTTTGTGTAAGTGGTGTGGTTTGGGCCATCTTTCAAAACAATGCTGGTGGAGCTTGGGATAATGCTAAAAAGTCCTTTGAAGCCGGTGTAGAAATAGATGGAGTAACCTATTACAAAGGGTCTGAACCACATAAAGCTGCTGTGATTGGAGATACGGTCGGAGATCCTTTCAAAGATACTTCAGGTCCTTCCATGAATATATTAATTAAGTTGACATGTTTAGTTGGATTAACCATAGCTCCTATTTTGGGTAAAATGTATGGTAAGGGGCATGCCGATTTAAAATCTCAAGAGAAAATTGAAATAGGCATGAATTACGGAAAAAAGTAA
- a CDS encoding substrate-binding domain-containing protein: protein MKPMIYKLRLDVFLIFTIIIMLSSCKNETQKESSPTLGEVNIGCDKSLQNLILQQENIFEREYPYAKVELSFQNETDLFNKFFSDSVQTIITCRNLTDSEKEFLHKTQNIHPREFPFATSALAFISLASNVDSSITYEEIINIVKGIKNKSNFDNLVIEDKQSGLAKDLMNRANVAEPSNQMFALKSKEEILNYISAHENSLGVVDWSEWSDSDNTVAKAKLKNFKIIKVSRPVDSVQNGFLSPFQYLLSQGNYPFTRDLYVISRSGKSDLGLGFASFIAGEIGQKIVLKSGLLPKYQSDRWIELINMDPKVVK, encoded by the coding sequence TTGAAGCCAATGATTTATAAATTAAGATTAGATGTTTTTTTAATTTTTACAATTATCATCATGCTAAGTTCATGTAAAAATGAAACACAAAAAGAAAGTTCTCCTACTTTGGGAGAAGTAAATATCGGTTGTGATAAAAGTTTGCAAAACCTTATCTTACAACAAGAGAATATATTTGAAAGAGAATACCCATATGCAAAGGTGGAATTGAGTTTTCAAAATGAAACGGACTTGTTCAATAAATTCTTTTCTGATTCTGTTCAAACTATTATTACATGCAGAAATCTAACAGATTCTGAAAAGGAATTTTTGCACAAAACACAAAACATTCATCCGCGAGAATTTCCATTTGCCACCAGCGCTCTCGCTTTTATTTCATTAGCTTCCAATGTGGATAGTTCCATAACTTATGAAGAAATTATAAACATTGTCAAAGGAATTAAAAATAAAAGCAATTTTGATAACCTTGTGATTGAAGATAAGCAATCCGGATTGGCTAAAGATCTGATGAATAGAGCCAATGTAGCCGAACCATCAAACCAAATGTTTGCTCTTAAATCTAAAGAAGAAATATTAAATTATATCTCAGCCCATGAAAATTCACTTGGTGTGGTGGATTGGAGCGAATGGAGTGATTCCGATAATACAGTGGCAAAGGCCAAACTAAAAAACTTTAAAATCATAAAAGTAAGCAGACCTGTGGATTCCGTGCAAAACGGATTCTTAAGTCCATTCCAATATTTGCTAAGTCAGGGGAATTACCCTTTTACAAGAGATCTTTATGTGATCAGCAGATCTGGAAAGTCAGATCTTGGTTTAGGTTTTGCCTCTTTTATTGCGGGAGAAATTGGTCAGAAAATTGTTCTCAAATCGGGTCTTTTACCCAAATACCAATCTGACCGATGGATCGAGTTAATAAACATGGATCCAAAGGTTGTTAAATGA
- a CDS encoding ribosome maturation factor: MYICTGFTEREQKVPFFVACKQEMYTEEVHNLLLEKFKEENFQDCFLVAIEQKGKNLGVFLDSDSGIQLETCRQISRFLEEHFDQNKWFGEDYVLEVSSAGLDRPLKFPRQYNKNIGRELKMVHMDGSIYQGKLIQADNDKITLEWEEIRKENKKKIKEIKQLSVPYPQIKEAKIIVKI; encoded by the coding sequence ATGTATATTTGCACTGGTTTTACAGAAAGGGAACAGAAAGTTCCCTTTTTTGTTGCCTGTAAGCAAGAAATGTATACAGAAGAAGTTCATAATCTTTTATTGGAAAAGTTCAAAGAAGAAAACTTTCAGGATTGTTTCCTGGTAGCTATTGAGCAAAAAGGTAAAAACCTGGGCGTTTTCCTGGATAGCGACAGTGGAATACAATTGGAAACATGTCGCCAAATTAGTCGGTTTCTGGAAGAACACTTCGATCAGAACAAATGGTTTGGGGAAGATTACGTGTTGGAAGTTTCTTCTGCAGGATTGGACAGACCATTAAAATTTCCAAGACAATACAATAAAAATATTGGTCGCGAATTGAAAATGGTCCACATGGATGGATCCATTTATCAAGGAAAACTAATACAGGCAGACAATGATAAAATTACTCTTGAATGGGAAGAAATCAGGAAAGAGAACAAAAAGAAAATTAAAGAAATAAAGCAATTATCGGTACCATATCCACAAATTAAAGAAGCTAAAATTATTGTCAAAATATGA
- a CDS encoding tetratricopeptide repeat protein, which translates to MKTINFASFKINQMNKNKFLISSILLFFNALIMNSQSLQDGIKQLENENYSAALNTFTQLNVSNPKNPIFAYYIGEVHYALENFDAAKTAYQIGLNASSKCDECRIGLGKLELSNGRIAEAKKLFESALKGNSKNHQIIALVGDAYLYNKKPLPDEALEYLTRARDLDPKVARYWIHLGDAQLAKSDLGSAMTSYETAVEKDKSDPETYVKMARIWSASKKYDLGIEKLEAAIVLNPEYAIAYKELYEQYIKNKNYNKVLPILEKYVALSGDDVGAKVRLVKFLCFQAKDYERAILEGNKIIATNPEQYSVYRWLAWSYSETDKAEESFKASEKLFAAVEEDTSRKTFPSDYEYFAKASAKLKKMQIAEKNYLKVLELDSSRSNEIYGLLAKAYYDQKMYDKSAEWYAKKESIQALNNTDQYYLGLALFNQGYYSKADSSFAKVLTVTPNYANGWLMRAKCNIELDSNQINSLAKPFYEKYIEFAVVDKEKASVKKNLINAYNYLGYSSVREENYAMAKTYFELTTALDPADERATEALKILNKK; encoded by the coding sequence ATGAAAACAATTAATTTTGCCAGCTTTAAAATTAACCAAATGAATAAGAATAAATTTTTAATTTCTTCTATATTGCTGTTTTTCAATGCTTTAATAATGAATTCCCAATCCTTACAGGATGGAATTAAACAATTGGAAAACGAAAATTATTCTGCCGCACTGAATACTTTTACACAATTGAATGTCTCAAATCCCAAAAATCCAATTTTTGCATACTATATCGGAGAGGTGCATTATGCTTTGGAAAATTTTGATGCTGCAAAAACAGCATACCAAATCGGGTTAAATGCAAGCTCAAAATGTGATGAATGTCGCATTGGATTAGGCAAATTGGAACTAAGTAATGGTAGAATTGCTGAAGCAAAAAAATTATTTGAAAGTGCCCTGAAAGGAAACAGCAAAAATCATCAAATCATAGCCCTCGTTGGAGATGCCTATCTCTACAATAAAAAACCCTTGCCTGATGAGGCCCTTGAATATTTAACCAGAGCAAGAGATCTTGATCCGAAAGTGGCTAGATATTGGATTCACTTAGGAGATGCGCAACTTGCAAAATCAGACTTAGGGTCGGCAATGACTTCCTATGAAACTGCTGTCGAAAAAGATAAAAGTGATCCTGAAACCTATGTGAAAATGGCAAGGATTTGGAGCGCAAGTAAAAAATATGATCTTGGCATTGAAAAACTTGAAGCTGCCATTGTCCTTAACCCTGAATACGCTATCGCATATAAGGAACTTTATGAGCAGTATATAAAAAATAAAAACTACAACAAAGTACTTCCAATATTGGAGAAGTATGTTGCTCTTTCAGGTGATGATGTTGGAGCTAAAGTACGACTTGTAAAATTCCTTTGCTTTCAGGCAAAAGACTATGAAAGAGCTATTTTAGAGGGTAATAAAATAATTGCTACCAATCCTGAACAGTATTCCGTTTACAGGTGGTTAGCGTGGTCCTATAGTGAGACAGATAAGGCAGAAGAATCTTTTAAAGCGAGTGAAAAATTATTCGCCGCTGTTGAGGAGGATACATCAAGAAAAACTTTTCCTTCTGATTATGAATATTTCGCCAAAGCTTCCGCTAAACTGAAGAAAATGCAAATTGCCGAAAAAAATTATTTAAAAGTTTTGGAACTTGATTCATCAAGATCTAATGAAATATATGGACTTTTAGCAAAAGCGTATTACGACCAAAAAATGTATGACAAGTCTGCCGAATGGTATGCAAAAAAAGAAAGCATTCAGGCACTCAACAATACAGACCAATACTACTTAGGCTTAGCTCTATTTAATCAGGGGTATTACAGTAAAGCGGATTCAAGTTTTGCTAAGGTTTTAACCGTTACACCAAATTATGCTAATGGTTGGTTGATGAGGGCAAAATGCAATATAGAATTAGATTCAAATCAAATAAATTCACTTGCAAAACCTTTTTATGAAAAGTATATTGAATTTGCCGTTGTAGACAAAGAAAAAGCAAGTGTTAAGAAGAATCTTATCAATGCTTATAATTACTTAGGTTATAGCTCGGTACGTGAAGAAAATTATGCAATGGCTAAAACGTATTTTGAGTTGACTACTGCTTTAGACCCTGCAGATGAAAGAGCTACAGAAGCTCTTAAAATTCTCAATAAAAAATAA
- a CDS encoding glycosyltransferase family 4 protein, which yields MEIFFDAKRLFYNSTGLGNYARWLIKSYHEHHPEDSINLLKPGYKFSPWQVEFELNGIKRIEYPNPLGIKRIFGLGEYIPPGKIFHGLSGEIPYFKNKRSIKALVTIHDVIFQNRKNDYSLIDRNIYHLKTKYAVHHSAHIIAISQKTKSELIRWYNADPNKITVIYQNCAPQFYQDVDSKSKILFQAKYGLPSNYFISVGSFNLRKNQLSILKALKTTKLSDRMPVVFIGEGNMKNKFRKTVLEMNLENYCFFPENVSSNELCVAYSNAQALIYPSLSEGFGIPAVEALAIGIPVICHEHTAVEEAAGSGGVFIDTSEPELLAHKMVELAHNSELRIDLINNGKAHIKNFSEKISMNQQKFIYNMLA from the coding sequence TTGGAGATTTTCTTTGATGCAAAAAGGCTTTTCTATAATTCAACCGGTTTAGGTAATTATGCAAGATGGTTGATTAAATCCTACCACGAGCATCATCCGGAAGATTCAATAAACCTTTTAAAACCGGGATATAAATTTTCTCCTTGGCAAGTTGAGTTTGAACTGAACGGAATAAAAAGAATTGAATATCCAAATCCTTTGGGAATTAAAAGAATTTTTGGTCTTGGTGAATACATTCCGCCAGGTAAAATATTTCATGGACTAAGTGGCGAGATACCCTATTTTAAAAATAAGAGATCTATTAAAGCTTTAGTCACCATTCATGATGTAATTTTTCAAAATCGCAAAAACGATTATTCTCTAATCGATCGAAATATCTACCATCTCAAAACCAAATATGCAGTACACCACTCTGCTCATATCATTGCGATAAGTCAAAAAACCAAATCAGAGTTAATCAGATGGTACAATGCTGATCCAAATAAAATCACAGTAATATACCAAAATTGCGCCCCTCAATTCTATCAGGATGTAGATTCAAAATCCAAAATCCTATTTCAAGCAAAATATGGATTACCATCTAATTACTTTATTTCTGTTGGCAGTTTTAATCTCAGAAAAAATCAACTAAGCATTTTAAAAGCTTTAAAAACAACAAAATTATCAGACCGAATGCCGGTTGTATTTATTGGAGAAGGCAACATGAAAAATAAATTCAGAAAGACAGTTTTAGAAATGAATTTAGAAAACTATTGCTTTTTTCCAGAAAACGTAAGCTCAAATGAACTGTGTGTAGCCTATTCAAATGCACAGGCCTTAATTTACCCTTCATTAAGTGAAGGCTTTGGAATCCCGGCCGTGGAAGCTTTGGCAATTGGAATACCTGTGATTTGCCACGAACATACGGCTGTCGAAGAAGCCGCAGGAAGCGGTGGAGTTTTTATTGATACCTCTGAACCAGAATTATTAGCCCATAAAATGGTTGAATTAGCACATAATTCTGAATTAAGGATTGATCTTATAAATAACGGAAAAGCTCATATTAAAAATTTTAGCGAAAAAATCAGCATGAATCAACAAAAATTTATTTACAACATGTTAGCCTGA
- a CDS encoding purine-nucleoside phosphorylase: MSKSLFDEIQQSAVFIKDRFTTIPKHVIVLGTGLGNLVNRLQVVKEISYKVIPNFVPTTVESHSGKLILAKWGGVELLLLSGRLHYYEGYSIQEVTYPIRVLHELGVDKIWLTNASGSVNPDLNAGEIVFIEDHINFHPENPLRGAYDPRLGVRFPDMSSTYDKGELTIAKKACTKLRINFKKGVYFGLQGPSLETPAEYRMIKLLGADIVGMSTVPEVIVAHQCGMKILAASIVSNSSPETGVHEVTTIESVIENIRNSSEKLFDVFEQMLNEKA, encoded by the coding sequence ATGAGTAAAAGCCTTTTTGATGAAATTCAGCAAAGTGCTGTATTTATTAAAGATAGATTTACCACCATTCCCAAGCATGTTATTGTCTTAGGAACCGGGCTGGGTAATTTAGTCAATAGACTTCAGGTTGTTAAAGAGATCAGTTATAAAGTTATACCAAATTTTGTTCCAACCACTGTAGAGAGTCATTCCGGAAAATTAATACTCGCAAAATGGGGCGGCGTAGAATTACTTTTATTATCTGGAAGACTTCATTATTATGAAGGATATTCCATTCAGGAAGTTACTTATCCTATTCGTGTTTTGCATGAGCTTGGTGTAGACAAAATTTGGCTTACCAATGCGAGTGGGTCCGTTAATCCAGATTTAAATGCTGGGGAAATTGTTTTTATTGAGGACCATATCAATTTTCACCCTGAAAACCCGCTAAGAGGAGCATATGATCCTCGGTTGGGCGTACGATTTCCAGATATGTCTTCCACCTATGACAAAGGGGAGTTAACTATCGCTAAGAAAGCATGTACAAAGTTGAGAATAAATTTTAAGAAAGGAGTTTATTTTGGGTTACAGGGACCAAGTCTGGAGACTCCTGCTGAATATAGAATGATAAAACTACTTGGCGCAGATATAGTGGGGATGTCTACCGTGCCAGAAGTCATTGTTGCGCATCAATGTGGCATGAAAATATTAGCAGCATCCATAGTTTCTAATTCGTCTCCGGAGACAGGGGTTCATGAAGTCACTACTATAGAAAGCGTAATAGAAAACATCAGAAATTCCTCGGAAAAATTATTTGATGTATTCGAACAAATGTTAAATGAAAAAGCTTGA
- the nusA gene encoding transcription termination/antitermination protein NusA — protein sequence MKLVETFAEFKAGKNIDRPTMMRVLEDVFRSLIKKKYGSDDNFNVIVNAQKGDLEIWRIRSIVPDGEVTDDLKEIAISEALVIDEDYEVGAECYEQVNLDDFGRRAIMAARQTLVSRVMELEKDDVFKRYSEREGELVIGEVNQVLKRELLIIDDATNNELILPRTEMIKGDHFRKGDIVRAVIKKVEMKNSLPVIHLSRTDSTFLQRLMEQEVPEIEDGLIAIRKIVRIPGERAKVAVESFDDRVDPVGACVGMKGSRIHGIVRELRNENIDIVNFTNNLNLYIQRSLTPAKVNSIEIDEKNKKASVYLNADQLSLAIGRGGSNIKLASKLTGYEIDVYRDQVEGEVDDVDLDEFKDEIEEWIIDALKNIGCDTARSVLNLSAEELIRRTDLEEETVKEVLDILAKEFED from the coding sequence ATGAAATTAGTAGAAACTTTTGCTGAATTCAAAGCGGGTAAAAATATTGACCGTCCAACAATGATGAGAGTCCTTGAGGATGTCTTCCGTTCATTGATCAAAAAGAAATATGGATCTGATGATAATTTTAATGTCATCGTCAACGCCCAAAAAGGTGATTTGGAAATCTGGAGGATTAGGTCTATTGTTCCGGATGGTGAGGTAACTGACGATTTAAAAGAAATAGCAATTTCTGAAGCATTGGTTATTGATGAAGATTATGAAGTTGGTGCAGAATGCTACGAACAAGTCAATTTGGATGATTTTGGCAGAAGGGCTATTATGGCAGCTCGCCAAACTTTAGTTTCAAGAGTCATGGAACTTGAAAAAGACGATGTCTTCAAAAGATATTCCGAAAGGGAAGGCGAGTTGGTGATCGGTGAAGTAAATCAGGTTCTTAAAAGAGAGTTGTTAATCATTGATGATGCGACTAATAATGAATTGATTCTTCCCAGAACTGAAATGATCAAAGGAGACCATTTCCGTAAAGGTGATATTGTAAGAGCTGTTATTAAAAAAGTCGAAATGAAAAACAGTCTTCCTGTTATTCATCTTAGCAGAACTGACTCTACATTCCTTCAAAGACTAATGGAACAGGAAGTGCCTGAAATAGAAGATGGTTTGATTGCTATTCGAAAAATTGTAAGAATACCGGGGGAAAGAGCAAAAGTTGCGGTAGAATCCTTTGACGATAGAGTTGACCCGGTGGGAGCATGTGTCGGGATGAAAGGGTCCAGAATACATGGTATTGTTAGAGAATTAAGAAATGAGAATATTGATATTGTAAATTTTACAAATAATCTCAATTTATATATTCAAAGATCTCTCACTCCTGCAAAAGTAAACAGTATTGAAATTGATGAGAAAAATAAAAAGGCCAGTGTCTATCTTAATGCTGATCAACTTTCACTGGCGATCGGAAGGGGCGGGTCCAATATTAAACTTGCATCCAAACTAACCGGTTATGAAATTGATGTTTACCGTGACCAGGTGGAAGGAGAAGTAGATGATGTGGATTTGGACGAATTTAAAGATGAGATTGAAGAGTGGATCATTGATGCGCTTAAAAACATAGGTTGCGATACTGCCAGAAGTGTGCTCAACTTAAGTGCGGAAGAATTAATCAGAAGGACAGATTTGGAAGAAGAAACTGTTAAAGAAGTACTGGATATTCTGGCAAAGGAATTTGAAGATTAA